One Choloepus didactylus isolate mChoDid1 chromosome 16, mChoDid1.pri, whole genome shotgun sequence DNA window includes the following coding sequences:
- the LOC119511790 gene encoding LOW QUALITY PROTEIN: disabled homolog 2-like (The sequence of the model RefSeq protein was modified relative to this genomic sequence to represent the inferred CDS: inserted 1 base in 1 codon; deleted 1 base in 1 codon): MLNEVEMSTTNDHPDQQAAPKAPTKKKKKKGSEKTDEYLLSRFKGDGVKYKAKQIGIDDVPDATGDKMSQDSMIKLKGMAAAALSQGQHKQKLWVNISLSGIKLIDGKTGVIEHEHPVNKISFIARDVTDNWAFGYVCGGEGQHQLFAIKTGRQAEPLVVDLKDLFQVIYNVKKKEENKKTEEANKAVENGSENLLTLDDQTTKLKLGIDQMDLFGDMSTPPDLNSPTSSASDLLPSDLFAPPVSESPGQMSPTGXPATQQTNPLDLFKTSVSVPVGLLTGLSGIPVIPPQAGPWNPPPSLVFNQSPSVVPGAVVGGQPSGFGQLLIFGTRPAVPGWNQPSSFAASTSPPAPAVWGPLASVAANAWPSTTSLGNPFQSNIFPAPVPAQSSSMPPPLLVAPPQPPPRTAAAQDISKDFAFIALDPLGDKDVKEVKEMFKDLQLWQPPVPARKGKQSSYGTSSAFSSYFHSKVGIPQDNADHDDFDSNQLLSKINEPPKPTPRQGTLPVTKSADNAFENPFSKGSFSSSPQIPVAPQPAALNVCRDPFGNPFA, from the exons ATGTTGAATGAAGTAGAGATGAGTACAACCAACGATCATCCTGACCAACAGGCCGCACCAAAAGCCCCAacgaagaagaaaaagaagaaaggctctGAAAAGACAGATGAGTATCTCTTGTCCAGGTTTAAAGGTGATGGTGTGAAATACAAGGCCAAGCAAATTGGCATTGATGATGTGCCAGATGCAACAGGGGATAAAATGAGCCAAGATTCTATGATAAAACTAAAGGGAATGGCGGCAGCTGCTCTGTCTCAAGGACAACACAAACAAAAGCTCTGGGTCAACATTTCGCTTTCTGGGATAAAATTAATTGATGGGAAAACTGGGGTAATAGAACATGAACATCCAGTgaataaaatttctttcattgctcgtgATGTGACAGACAACTGGGCATTTGGTTATGTGTGTGGAGGAGAAGGCCAACACCAGCTTTTTGCCATAAAAACAGGGCGGCAGGCCGAGCCATTGGTCGTTGATCTTAAAGATCTTTTTCAAGTTATCTacaatgtaaagaaaaaagaagaaaataaaaagactgaaGAAGCCAACAAAGCAGTAGAGAATGGGAGTGAGAACCTCCTGACTCTTGATGACCAAACTACCAAATTGAAATTGGGTATTGACCAGATGGATTTGTTTGGGGACATGTCTACACCTCCTGACCTAAACAGCCCAACATCTTCAGCCAGTGACTTGCTCCCATCAGACCTCTTTGCTCCTCCCGTCTCAGAATCTCCAGGCCAGATGTCACCTACAG CACCTGCAACCCAACAGACCAACCCTCTGGATCTCTTCAAAACAAGTGTTTCTGTCCCAGTAGGGCTCCTTACGGGTCTAAGTGGTATACCAGTTATACCCCCTCAGGCAGGACCATGGAACCCT CCACCATCCTTAGTCTTCAATCAGTCCCCTTCAGTGGTCCCAGGAGCTGTTGTGGGTGGTCAACCTTCAGGATTTGGTCAGTTGCTTATTTTTGGCACAAGACCAGCTGTTCCAGGTTGGAACCAGCCTTCATCCTTTGCAGCCTCAACTTCCCCTCCAGCCCCTGCTGTTTGGGGCCCTTTAGCATCTGTGGCAGCTAACGCTTGGCCCTCAACAACTTCCTTAGGGAATCCTTTTCAGAGCAATATCTTTCCAGCTCCTGTGCCAGCCCAATCCTCTTCTATGCCCCCTCCTCTTCTGGTCGCTCCTCCTCAGCCACCTCCCAGAACTGCTGCTGCCCAGGACATCTCCAAAGATTTTGCTTTCATTGCCTTAGACCCACTAGGGGATAAAGACGttaaggaagtaaaagaaatgTTTAAGGACTTACAACTGTGGCAGCCACCTGTACCTGCAAGGAAGGGAAAGCAGTCTTCCTATGGGACTTCCAGTGCTTTCTCCAGTTATTTTCACAGCAAAGTTGGCATTCCTCAAGATAATGCAGACCATGATGACTTTGATTCCAATCAGTTGTTGAGCAAAATCAATGAACCACCAAAGCCAACTCCAAGACAAGGTACCCTGCCAGTTACCAAATCTGCTGACAATGCATTTGAGAACCCTTTCTCTAAAGGTTCTTTCAGTTCTTCACCACAAATCCCTGTGGCTCCTCAACCGGCAGCTCTTAATGTATGTAGGGATCCTTTTGGAAATCCATTTGCTTAA